The genomic segment TTGTGTCATTGTATGGTTTTATAGTCGAGTAAATAGGTGGGCATACAAAAACAAGTTGGCAAATGAAAAAGGTGTGTTGATATAAATACAGTGAGACGTTACATGAGGCAATGGGTACAGTAGATGTGCAAATGGATCCGATGTTTGAGAGCGACACAATGAAAGACACAGTGAGGCGGTCTCCAAAACAAAGCTTACAGCTCGACCTCCATCTTCCCGACCATAGAGACCAATGCCTCCATTATTACCAACTACCCTGGACTCACACCAATAGCATTTCAGTTGCAGagctaaacacaaacaaaacaacaaacgaTCGGATGGTTCGTTTGAGCCTCAGAAAATAACCTGTGTTTTGGGACATCCATGATATTTGCTTTTAGTGTCGGTTActcttaaaaaaaattaaataaaaccatTAACCTGTCAAGAAGtaattaatgttgaaataaacgCTTCTCATATACTTTGGCagttattttcatatttttcaatgAACTGAGATTGTGCGTCCAGGGCGTAACCCACCCCTCAGAGTTGAACGAAAGCTGTTTTTAAACTACCCGCTACTAGTCATATACTGGGCAAACGAAACAGACGGAACGGACGCGAGAGTATTTCACACTCCAACTGCTCATAAGACAcaatatctctcactctctcgatGGCACTCTTTGCAGTGACGAGAGCCGCTGGGCAGAAACGGATGACGATAACGGTTATAGGCTAGCATTTTCCAGGAATGCTCAtcgtctcttcctctcccccttcttccTGATACCGGCGGTGAACTCGGGAAGGAGATGCGTAACAGCCGCTCAATCATGAAGCTATCTTTAATGGGACAGGTGTCATGCAAAAGGAGACTGAAACAGAAAGGACCCCGAGGTACAGGTATCCCTTTAGCGTGAACACAAGTCAACACATCACAGGAAACAGGACCAGAACAACCCGATTTAAGGCACGAGTGTGTAAGACCAAGGGTCGGCTATTGTATTGCACCTCTTGGTTGCAACCGGACGTTGCCACTACATTGTTTATCAGAGCCGTACAGCCCCGCGTAATATTTGTACATTTTTGAACACTATTGGTTAGAAAATAAAAGCTTATCTCTACAAAAGTAGAGGAATGATAATTCAAATAAGCTAACAaagtgatatatatttatatatatatatattctctgaTGGTCTCATGATCTACATAATATTGAAACAGTATTTAGAAGTGTCCTTGCAGGGGGAAAGAGGAGGATGTGGGGGTTAGAGAAGGAAGATACTTTCAGAATAAACAAGATGAaggacaaaaaaataataatccagCAAATGAAACCATGAGCCGGCGTTGGGGGATCATCTCGCCTCCAAAAACAAAGAGCAAGAGTCGGTCTGGGCGCCAGGTCCTCAGGGCCCGGTTGTTCCCGGTATAATCCGGTTTTGACACAGTAAAGGggcggcccggcccggcccgtaGGTCCAAGCCCAGCAGAGTCACGGTGCGCCAGGTCACCCCAGCGGTGGGACGCCCGGCTCCATCAGCTCTTCTGAGTCACCACAGCGGGGAGCAGTGTCCTGGCCAGACCCTGAGCGGGGAAATCCTCACACCTCACTTCCTCTCGGTCCTCGGCCACTTCCTGTCCGACCGTGCTCCCGTCCCGGTCAGGCGAGAGGCTCACAgagttctctccccccctcccctcccccgcctcgTCGTCTCccaccagcggggggggggggggggacgtcagCGACCTCCGACCCCACGTCGAGGCCCTCGTCTTCCTCGGTCGGCCGCTGGGGCCCCCCGTCGCTGTCGACCCCCTCCatcggctcctcctcctcctcctcctcctcctcctcctcgccgggaggcgggacaggaagtGACGTCGCCGAGCCGGCGTCCTCCAGGTCGTCGTCCAGGTTGACGCTGAAGGGCGGCAGGCCCATCAGGAAGGCCCGGATCCGGCTCGGCGAGCTGAGGTCAGCCGGCTCCTCCTGGGGGCCCGGCTCCGGGGACccggaggggcggggcctcccgTCGGGGCCCAGCTCCTCCCCGTCGGCCCCGGCCAGCGGGCCGCCCGGCGCGGGCCGCTTGGCCGGGGTCTGCTCCAGGGACAGGGCGGCGGGCCTCTTGCCGGGGGCCCTCTGGCTGAGGTTGAGGGGCTGGGCCTGCTCCGGCGGGGGCGTGATGGGCGagcaggggtgggggaggggcttggccCCCAGGTCCTGGGCCAGCACCTCGGAGAGCCGGCGGGTGAACGAATGCAGCTGGACCGCTCCCAGGGGCGTCCTCATCAGCTGGCGGACCTGCACGCTGCAGTCCAGGTCCAGGGGGAAGACGCGCAGCGGGGGCAGAGGGGGCCGGGCCTTCCCCTCCTTGGGGGCCCCCTTCTGGGCCGCCCCGTCGGCCACGCAGCCCGCGCACggctggtggttgtggtggtggtggttgtgcgCGGGGCAGGGCTCCGCCGCCGACTGCAGCGAttgggggaggggcttgtgGAGGGCGGGGTCCTCCACCCCGTGATGCAGGCTGAGCCGGGTCCGGAACGTGTCCAGGGGACAGACGCCCTTCGAGGGGCTGAAGGTCCCCAGGATCAGGGGCTGGCCCGGGGGCCCGGAGAGGAGGCTCCCGGCGGAGAGGGGGGTGACGGTCGCCCCCCCCGGGGGGTCCGCGGCCCACTGGTTCCCCTGAGGCCCGGGTTTGGTGAGGAAGGGGAGCATGGGGGCTGTCAGAGGGGAGAGGTCCGGGGTGAGGGGCATGTGGGTGGTGTGGACCTGCAGGGCcggcttggggggggggctctggacctggtggggggggggggggggggggcacaggcaGAACCAGTCAGTTCAAAGGGTTGTAAAATAGTTTCCCCAAGATGCCAATCACAATCACCCAAACACTTTTCCTTACAGAATTTGTCTTCAagtaaataaattgaaaaagACGGGAGATATACTATGATACATAGTTTATGTATAAACGACAATCCTTCATGCTAGTTTATAGCGTGCCAAGTACATGCTTTACGCTCAGTGTTAAGCCCGCAGGACAACGACTCCTCCCTTGTCACCAGGTTGTAAACGGTGAGTGGACTGCATTCATTAAAGCGCTTTCAACCAAAGCGCTTTTCAACATCGCCAGACGtccacacattcacgcacacgccgacggcggggtccaccatgcagggcgacagccagctcgtcgggagcagtgagggttgAGGTGCCTCGCTCGAGGTCACCTCGACACACTCGCCACactcggaggagccggggatcgaaccggcaacctGGCGGCCAACCAGCCAACCCCGCTGGACCTCCTGAGCTGCTGCCGCCCAAGGTTGCCCACCTTAGCGTTCCTGAAGGGGGAGGTCGGTTACCGTTAGCGGGGACGCTGGCGTAGGTgctggggtgggggcggggccagtcgaggggggggaggagggggaggaggaggaggaggagggggggaccgCGGCCTTGGCCTTGGCCTGCTGCTGGGCCAGGAGCTTGGCCTGGGCCAGGAGGGTGGCCTTGTTGCGTCTGCCGGGGGGGCGGCCGCGACCCCGCTTCACCACCGCCGTCCCATCGGGGTTAacctacgcgcacacacacacacacacacacacacacacacacacacacacacacacacacacacacacacacacacacacacacacacacacacacacacacacacacacacacacacaagttaattACATTTGTTTTATGCAATCTAAAATCCAAAAAGGtaaacaatattaaaaaaacaagtcTTACTTGCAATATATCTGCCTATTAATTAAGAAAGACAGTGAGCAACAACAATGCTGTGGATCTACTTGAAGAGACAAGTTGTTCCGGATTTTGCCCGAGGACACTCTGGTAGTCTTGGATTACAGCGGGCAAATATAGACGCAAACTCACAGCAGGGGCTTTGGCGGGTTGGTAGGCACTCTGCTTCGCTTTGGCCCCGGGCTTCCGGCCCCTCGGCTGGGCCTTCTTCCCTCTGACGGCCTTGAACTTTGTCGgagcgggggattctgggagttTGAGTCCTGCGCCCCCTGCCCGGACGTGCTCCTCATAGCCCAGCATGAGTCTGGGGAGAcggacagtgagtgagtgagtgagtgagtgagtgagtgagtgagtgagtgagtgagtgactgactgactgactgactgactgactgactgactgactgactgactgactgactgactgactgactgactgactgactgactgactgactgagcaAGTGaacaagtgagtgagtgagtgaaattAAGTTGGAAATGAACGAGGCTCCCTTTAGGGAGGTCATGTCAGTTCGTATTAAAAACAAATCGGTTTAATTACACCGTTCACCGTTAATACCATGTTCAAATCGAACTCAATGTGAACATGGAGTATGGGGCACATTAACAACCATCAGGAGAGTTACACAACCCTGTAAAACAGCAACAAATACGCATCCATTTGGAGGCGTTGCTCGACCGTTGGCTGACCTCTCATAGTGTCTCCTGGTGCAGGTGGCCGCGCTGGTGCTGCCAGGACAACCGCCCAGGTCGTTGTACACCACCTTCCACAGGCGCTCTGACGTCacctgcacacacgcgcacacacacgcacacgcacacacacacacacacacacacacacacacacacacacacacacacacacacaaaccgacacacacacttaacaaggGCTGTGGCTAAAAGGTTTTTGTGGATGGGTGTTCAAGAAAGGCAAAAAGGTTTTAGGTGTGTTTTAGGTTTTGTAAAGACGGGTCACAATAGAAAACCTAATCTTGCATGAAGGCCGAAAGACCAGTTCTGCTCATGTTCAGTATTTGCATAGCTAACCAACAATGGAATGGCAACAATTGAATTGTCCCTGCACGCACATTGTTAGCCTCGTTCTTCTGACTCATCAGAACTCAAGTCAGACTTCTGAGCGGCTTGTGAAAAGAAGAAGTCACTACAAGAGGAGGGTTCTTCAAAATTATTCTAAATCAGTGTTGATGCACAGTGTTTTGAGAGTTTCAGTGACAGTCTTACCTTTTCGTAGCCTCCCATTCCCTGGACAACCGAGTACATGCGGAACAGATCAACTGAAAGaacacacaacaaccacaacataaGCGCCTTGTCCGGACATAGCGGGCAAGTAGTGCTCATCAAAACATCAAAATGTAAGAGAGGACCTCAAAATATAAAATACGGTACTAAAACCGATAGGTCTCATGAAAAGATTCAGAGCATTAACTCCaatcaagaaaaaaaataatacacaaaCGCTCCACAGCCTCTTgtcatgggagggagagagagagggagggagggagagagagagggaggaagggagggagggagggagggacggagggagggagggagggagggccacCACCGTCCGTGCGAGACTCACTCTTTTTGAAGCCCAGGTTGGGCACCTTGTTGATGGGGCGGCCGAAGCGCTCCATGAAGACAAAGAGCTGATCCAGGAAGAGCTGCTCCTCGGGGTGAGGGAGCCAGGCCCTCTCTGGGCTCGTGTCCGCGCTGCCCATCATGTTCTCCTGCAGAACACGGAACGCACACGGGTCACTTCAATGACTGGAACTAGGGCAACCCACCCGGGAGCATGTGGGAGAACTACCAGACTGTTGGAATGAATCATGAGTACGACAGCACTCAATAAGACTCCAGCCACCCCTTTTCAGAAGGATAAATTAATTTAATATCCTGCTTGGATTGCATTTGTACCAAATTTTCCCTACATCTTTTTTTGGGGAAACTATCCTGATGGTCATCAATCATATTAATTGAGAAAAATAGGAAGAAATAAAATAACGGAACTATAAAAGGATTGACCCCACTTCACTGACTGCTGAACTCAAtcgattctgtgtgtgtatacactgCAATCTGGAATAGATGAACAATACCTTCATTTTGTCTATccaggattctgattggctgcgggTGAGCGTGGGCGATTCCTTTACATCCCTCTGTTTCTTCTTGCGCGGTCGACCCCGTAAACTCAGAGAGGGGCACCCTGAGAGGACCACAAAGTCACATTAACCTCACAAAATCATCTGCAGGATGAGATGGCGGTTTCGTACAAAGATTTTAATATGAAACAGTTGGTGTATTTCATTGAAATGGGGAAATAGTCATTGGAAGGGTGGAGCTTATGAATACGTGTACAGTCCAgcaccaaacaaaaaaataaataaattattaaccGTTTGAAACAACACTCATTCTATCTTTCTCAGAGCAGCCAGCAGAAGGCGCTGTTAGTCTGCTTGGAACTCTTCCAAGTGCAGGAAGTCGTTTTAAATGAGCCCAAAGTGTGACGTCATTCTCCTGCCCAAATAAGGGGCCAGTATTGAGCGAGAGCACTTCAGCTATTGCAGCTGCAATGCAACCCTCATGGGCAACGGTGCCCTTTCAATGTTAGTCCTCCAAAAGTGCTGACCGGCCCAGATTGATAGTACAAGTGTCTGGAAACATAATGGAAGGGATCCCTGCAGAGAAATAACTATTTTATTTTCTACATTTTGCTTAATCCGGTCTGTTTGTTATTGGGTCTAACCAAGTGTTGCTCGAGGAAAAGCCTCACTCTCAAGATTAGGGTTGTCGCAGGAAATATCCCTATTGTCATTACAATctcagccctcctccccccaatcTGTTAGATAACACAAAGCCAAGCTCTCTGTAGTCCAACACTACAATCTCAAGCCggcactcctctctctccaactctcactTTTCCAGCGCTTTGTTCCGGCAACAGCTCAAGTCTCGTCAGAGTTCAGAGCGAGACTACACCTTTGAGCGAGATTTGGGTTGGACGCTGACAATCCGACCGGATCCAGCGCAGATGGACGGATGCCACCACCCCTAGAGGGTTACATTGCAGTCTCAAGAGGGCTGCAATGGAGCTCTCAATGCTGGACGGAAGCCACAACATGTGGTCGCCATTGGTCCAAAACCCATTCAAACTGGTGGTGCACATTAGCAAATAAATATACTTCCTTCTTCAAAAGTACACGTCAAATATGAAACAATAATTTCACCAGCTAGTacaatatatatagtatattatagtatagtatagacTAGAGTATGATCTTTCAAAATGGAAAAACACAATTTTACCATTTCGTATATAGGGGcctttctcacacacaaactataaGAATGCAGAAGTTTAAAATCAGGAACAGAGATTACACATTCTCACTGTCGGACAAAATATCTATCTACAAAAAGACTCACTGAAGTGGGGCCAGAGGGCGGAGCTGGCGTCGAGGCTGGGGTGGGTGAAGGTCTCGCGGCAGAACATCACCCGGGTGTTGGACAGCGCCACCCGCAGGCCGCCCAGCGCCAGCAGGCGGGGGTCGGCCCCGCCCAGGACCCCCGGCCGGTCCTGGAGCCGCCGCTGCAGGGAGCGGAAGCGACAGTACTGGGGGTAACTGAGCACCTTGACCCCCTGGGGATCCGCGGGGGCTGCTGGAACCGagaaacaagggggagggggggggggggggattgttaaAATCAAGAGTGAGGGAACAGCACCCTCTCTGGTGATACATGGTACTACAGCGGCAGTCTCTGATCAGGCTGATAATGTCGCAGGCCAATCACAACGTGAATAGCTCTAAATGCAGCTTTTTGGTGCAGTGTGGGTTCAAGTTTTGGTTATCCCTTCACTACAAGCAGTTGGTCAACAGATGATGGAGGACGCTACGGCGCAGGATTCACGCGTTCAATCCCCACAAAATGGTTATTAGAAAAAAATGCCTTGAAGCCAGATGATAATTTTCAAGGGAACGTGGAACAGGAGAGCAAACCAAAAGGCACGTCGATATACCAATATTAGTCCAATAACGGGCAGTAACCCGATACGGCCTCCTGGAATAGCCCAGACCGAAATAGCCAAGGGCTTACTaggtttatttggttttgacaTTGTTTTCAAAAAAGCATTCACGTTCAGTAAAGATTCTATACGGCCTGCACAATAGACAGCAATATTCAGActcatgcatgtctgtgtcaTTCCCCAACTATAAATAGCGGTGCTTCATTGGTTGCTATGCCAACCAGTGTAAAAAAAATTGATCTTATGCATGTGGGCCACTTTGAAGGAAACCACCCTGTGTAATTGCAATGGACCCTCTGTGATTATTTGCAGATTTCCAAAGGCAAACTAATACCCAGGCAGCCGCTCAGTGATTGGGCTAGACCATAAAAGGAACAAACACCATAAAATGAATTAATCTTTGCAAATGTGCTTTCTCTTGAGACAAATATGCAAAAAAAGAATTCACATAATTGTTATTGTGCTTCAATATACAAATGTCTGCTGCTGCTTCCCTCTCTTTGGTATAATCAATATACaaatgacatgcaaatgcacaAATGTCTGCTGCTGCTTTTCTCTCTTTGGTGTAACTCTGAGAAAAAGGATGCTGTCCTCAATTTAATTGTATTGATTAAttgaagggcggggggggggggggggggggggaggggggggaggatatTGAACCCATGATGAATTAAGTTGAAAGCAGGCCCGTAGATTTTTGCCTCCCGTTCCCATCAACTTCAGCTCACGTAATTACACCGAGTTTCCGCCTCGTCTTTTGGTACTCTGATACTGTTATCTGCCCACTCCCTCCAAACCCTCCTCTGTTTGACGGCTCGGGTtcggatcgggggggggggggggggggggggggaacgaacAAACGGACGGACAGCTCTAGGgcaatacaaaacaaaatggaCCTGGCatttggttcccccccccccccgcagtagTGACGACTCTCACCATTGCACTGGCCCCCAGGTGGGTGGCTGGTCGGTTCTGCTGCTGTTCCGCAGCTCGGGTCTCCCAGTGGCGGGCTGGTCAGTTCCGACGTGGAACCGCTGGTTGGTTCCGCTGTGGTTCCGCAGGTGGGTTCCGTTTCGGTACTGCTGCCCCGATCTACAAGTGTCTGGCTGGTCGGTTCCGCTATGGTACCACTGGTCAGTTCggctgtggtaccactggtCAGTTCggctgtggtaccactggtCAGTTCggctgtggtaccactggtGAGCTCTGCTATGGTACCACCGGTCGGTTCggctgtggtaccactggtGAGCTCTGCTATGGTACCACTGGTCAGTTCggctgtggtaccactggtGAGCTCTGCTATGGTACCACTGGTCAGTTCggctgtggtaccactggtGAGTTCTGCTATGGTACCACTGGTGAGTTCTGCTATGGTACCACTGGTCAGTTCggctgtggtaccactggtCAGTTCTGCTATGGTACCACTGGTCAGTTCTGCTACGGTTCCGCCGCCCTGGTCTAGCGACTGGCCGGTCGGTTCTTCTGTGGTTCCACTGCCCTGGTTCTCCAGGGGGAGGTCCGGTGCTGGGCTACTGCTACAGGGCCTCTTCTGGTTCTGCCACGCCACGGGCTCAGGACACGCCCAGCGCATAAGGTCCTCCACCGGGACAACTATCCTCCTACACACGGCCAGCACCTCgtcctgcacgcacacgcacacacacacacacacacacacacacacacggctttaCATGATATGTAAATTTCCTAAAGTACATACTTGAGGATAATGGCATCGGAGGCAAGTGGGTCTGTGTGAATGAATGCATCGGTCAACGCTGGTCCAAAACGACTGGGGCGGAGGCGACGTCCACCCAGGGGAAGCTTACCGGGCATTCTGAAACCGCTGCCGCTTAATCTATTTGAACTCACTCATCAGAAGGAAGTGGAACCAGCAACCTCTGGCCGTTAGCTCTGCCAAACCGCAGAGTACCCGCTGCtcgatctgatcttaaatactttgctttctaaaatgcttttttaactttgcctttactTTCTagctattttacacattttttgcatacgttttcttttacttctctattattttattgtatgacaatgtttatatgtgaagcactttgagtctgccctgTGTATGagaagtgctatataaataaagttgccttgccttgccttgcagTGCACGCAAGCAGCacataaataacacaaaatCACCCTGCCAGATCCGTTAAAGAGCCCAAAGAAAAGACAACAGCCCTGCAAGAGGGTTTCACAAGGCCTTGATGCCCAATAGGGGAGGCCACACAGAGGGCTGCGAGTGTAGCAAGACAAGAGACAACCGACACCCGACCAAGGTAAACGGATgacgaggggggaggagggagagacagggcgGTGATAGAGCATCAATACCCTGAAGGACATCACACACTCTGGAAGGGACCAAATGTTTTGGTCAAGCAGTGAAATATATTCCCATTGCCTTTCCTTTTGTcctggagaggtggagaggtagagaggaggaaAAGTAAACTTTTTTCAAAGAGCTGTGTCAACAAGGCTACTGCCTGGAGATCGTGCTGCCCTGCCCTGCAAGACGAAAGCATTTACTGCCTGGGAGCCACGTGAAGGCAAAGCATTCCTGGATGGCTCCGCTTCGGCCACGGCCCCCATGGGCCCCTGAAGCTGATAGAGAAGCCCAGGGACCAGAGTGTGGATGGAGGGGTTGATTCCTGCTAACCAACGTGAAGCGGGACACTGATCAGGGAACAACCGAAATCCACACAGGTGTTCTGTGTTGGCCTCACCACTTCTGGGACTGGAAATGTGACTTTTTATATCATATTTGTGGCGAGGACTGTAC from the Gadus macrocephalus chromosome 7, ASM3116895v1 genome contains:
- the zgc:77151 gene encoding NHS-like protein 1 isoform X1; its protein translation is MEQNTIQWLRSPSCQRGSYSFYKSVSCRAHPDGPLQVWRLGEFYYVRRGPQEPVCIAEVTLLWEEQGQHPLLASSRLYFLPEDTPKGRTRQHGEDEVLAVCRRIVVPVEDLMRWACPEPVAWQNQKRPCSSSPAPDLPLENQGSGTTEEPTGQSLDQGGGTVAELTSGTIAELTSGTTAELTSGTIAELTSGTIAELTSGTTAELTSGTIAELTSGTTAELTSGTIAELTSGTTAEPTGGTIAELTSGTTAELTSGTTAELTSGTTAELTSGTIAEPTSQTLVDRGSSTETEPTCGTTAEPTSGSTSELTSPPLGDPSCGTAAEPTSHPPGGQCNAAPADPQGVKVLSYPQYCRFRSLQRRLQDRPGVLGGADPRLLALGGLRVALSNTRVMFCRETFTHPSLDASSALWPHFRCPSLSLRGRPRKKKQRDVKESPTLTRSQSESWIDKMKENMMGSADTSPERAWLPHPEEQLFLDQLFVFMERFGRPINKVPNLGFKKIDLFRMYSVVQGMGGYEKVTSERLWKVVYNDLGGCPGSTSAATCTRRHYERLMLGYEEHVRAGGAGLKLPESPAPTKFKAVRGKKAQPRGRKPGAKAKQSAYQPAKAPAVNPDGTAVVKRGRGRPPGRRNKATLLAQAKLLAQQQAKAKAAVPPSSSSSSPSSPPSTGPAPTPAPTPASPLTVQSPPPKPALQVHTTHMPLTPDLSPLTAPMLPFLTKPGPQGNQWAADPPGGATVTPLSAGSLLSGPPGQPLILGTFSPSKGVCPLDTFRTRLSLHHGVEDPALHKPLPQSLQSAAEPCPAHNHHHHNHQPCAGCVADGAAQKGAPKEGKARPPLPPLRVFPLDLDCSVQVRQLMRTPLGAVQLHSFTRRLSEVLAQDLGAKPLPHPCSPITPPPEQAQPLNLSQRAPGKRPAALSLEQTPAKRPAPGGPLAGADGEELGPDGRPRPSGSPEPGPQEEPADLSSPSRIRAFLMGLPPFSVNLDDDLEDAGSATSLPVPPPGEEEEEEEEEEEPMEGVDSDGGPQRPTEEDEGLDVGSEVADVPPPPPAGGRRRGGGGEGGRELCEPLA
- the zgc:77151 gene encoding NHS-like protein 1 isoform X2, with the translated sequence MEQNTIQWLRSPSCQRGSYSFYKSVSCRAHPDGPLQVWRLGEFYYVRRGPQEPVCIAEVTLLWEEQGQHPLLASSRLYFLPEDTPKGRTRQHGEDEVLAVCRRIVVPVEDLMRWACPEPVAWQNQKRPCSSSPAPDLPLENQGSGTTEEPTGQSLDQGGGTVAELTSGTIAELTSGTTAELTSGTIAELTSGTIAELTSGTTAELTSGTIAELTSGTTAELTSGTIAELTSGTTAEPTGGTIAELTSGTTAELTSGTTAELTSGTTAELTSGTIAEPTSQTLVDRGSSTETEPTCGTTAEPTSGSTSELTSPPLGDPSCGTAAEPTSHPPGGQCNAPADPQGVKVLSYPQYCRFRSLQRRLQDRPGVLGGADPRLLALGGLRVALSNTRVMFCRETFTHPSLDASSALWPHFRCPSLSLRGRPRKKKQRDVKESPTLTRSQSESWIDKMKENMMGSADTSPERAWLPHPEEQLFLDQLFVFMERFGRPINKVPNLGFKKIDLFRMYSVVQGMGGYEKVTSERLWKVVYNDLGGCPGSTSAATCTRRHYERLMLGYEEHVRAGGAGLKLPESPAPTKFKAVRGKKAQPRGRKPGAKAKQSAYQPAKAPAVNPDGTAVVKRGRGRPPGRRNKATLLAQAKLLAQQQAKAKAAVPPSSSSSSPSSPPSTGPAPTPAPTPASPLTVQSPPPKPALQVHTTHMPLTPDLSPLTAPMLPFLTKPGPQGNQWAADPPGGATVTPLSAGSLLSGPPGQPLILGTFSPSKGVCPLDTFRTRLSLHHGVEDPALHKPLPQSLQSAAEPCPAHNHHHHNHQPCAGCVADGAAQKGAPKEGKARPPLPPLRVFPLDLDCSVQVRQLMRTPLGAVQLHSFTRRLSEVLAQDLGAKPLPHPCSPITPPPEQAQPLNLSQRAPGKRPAALSLEQTPAKRPAPGGPLAGADGEELGPDGRPRPSGSPEPGPQEEPADLSSPSRIRAFLMGLPPFSVNLDDDLEDAGSATSLPVPPPGEEEEEEEEEEEPMEGVDSDGGPQRPTEEDEGLDVGSEVADVPPPPPAGGRRRGGGGEGGRELCEPLA